The following coding sequences lie in one Terriglobia bacterium genomic window:
- a CDS encoding ribonuclease HI family protein, translating to MSELVAYVDGGSHGNPGPAGIGIVLEAPGGETIRISKWIGHQDNNVAEYAAVLEALQLAVARNAKRLQVYCDSEVVVRQMTGEYACRSPRLYSLNWTCRKLARALEFTISHIPRELNLEANTLANNAVRCR from the coding sequence ATGTCAGAACTGGTAGCTTACGTCGACGGCGGTTCGCATGGGAATCCGGGGCCAGCGGGCATTGGCATCGTGCTGGAGGCCCCCGGAGGCGAAACCATCAGAATCTCCAAATGGATCGGGCATCAGGACAACAATGTGGCCGAGTACGCCGCGGTCCTGGAAGCGCTGCAGCTCGCCGTGGCCCGCAACGCCAAGCGGCTCCAGGTCTATTGCGATTCGGAAGTTGTCGTGCGCCAGATGACCGGCGAGTATGCTTGCCGCAGTCCGCGCCTGTACTCCCTCAACTGGACCTGCCGCAAGTTGGCGCGCGCCCTGGAATTCACCATCAGCCACATCCCGCGCGAGCTGAACCTCGAGGCCAACACCCTCGCCAACAACGCCGTCCGCTGCCGCTGA
- a CDS encoding tetratricopeptide repeat protein — translation MALLCLSVAGAAQEAPRGRSAASKITKHTSEATTVLPVTTASAQARALYQQAMTESMNFHLDRALVKWRAAVKLDPDFALAHLMIAFRTPDPKEAKAALQRANTAVRKATDGERLFVRWITGIREGNFVSGIAAMNDLMAKYPRDQQMLSLAGNWLMVRSSYDRAAEVLNRALAVDPNYPPALNSAAYAYAQMGDFTKAIELIRHYAEVIPNEPNAQDSYAEILRMAGKFDEAIEHYRAALKMAPGFSLLGLADTYALKGEEAKARAAYTRCQERAEMSEDHILCRLQYPITYVREKNYGAADEAFEATAKWAHQHNLGFAEAQAHRMMAEYQRDDAAALKHLERAAAALDEHASVSKSDRDDEMARILRWRVMHASHAGNKVLAAKALQELETMANATQSESVQRSYHAAVGADLMAKSKPAEAIPHLSEDVKDAFSMALLVKAYEEMSDENGAAAERAELINQNIPTIENALVAPAFRSGARQ, via the coding sequence ATGGCACTACTCTGTTTGTCAGTTGCCGGCGCCGCGCAGGAAGCGCCGCGAGGCCGTTCGGCAGCGTCAAAGATAACGAAGCACACGTCGGAGGCCACTACGGTCTTGCCCGTCACCACTGCTTCGGCCCAGGCGCGCGCCCTTTACCAGCAGGCGATGACCGAGTCGATGAATTTTCACCTTGATCGCGCGCTGGTGAAGTGGCGGGCAGCGGTGAAACTCGATCCTGATTTCGCGCTCGCGCACCTGATGATCGCCTTTCGCACGCCGGATCCGAAAGAGGCCAAGGCCGCACTGCAGCGGGCAAACACAGCGGTGCGAAAAGCCACCGACGGGGAGCGTCTGTTCGTGCGCTGGATCACGGGCATTCGCGAGGGGAATTTCGTTTCCGGGATCGCGGCCATGAACGACCTGATGGCCAAGTATCCGCGCGATCAGCAGATGCTGTCGCTGGCAGGCAACTGGCTGATGGTGCGCTCCAGCTACGATCGCGCCGCAGAGGTGCTGAACCGGGCGCTGGCGGTCGATCCCAATTATCCGCCGGCCCTGAATTCGGCCGCGTACGCCTATGCGCAGATGGGCGACTTCACGAAAGCCATCGAGTTGATCCGACACTACGCCGAGGTCATCCCCAACGAGCCGAACGCGCAAGATTCCTATGCCGAAATCCTGCGCATGGCGGGCAAGTTCGACGAGGCCATCGAGCACTACCGGGCGGCGCTGAAAATGGCGCCGGGATTCTCCCTCCTGGGCCTGGCGGACACGTACGCGTTGAAAGGCGAGGAAGCGAAGGCACGGGCGGCCTACACGCGCTGCCAGGAGCGGGCGGAGATGTCGGAGGACCACATCCTGTGCCGCTTGCAGTACCCGATCACGTATGTGCGGGAGAAAAATTATGGCGCCGCCGACGAGGCGTTCGAAGCGACCGCCAAGTGGGCTCATCAACACAATTTGGGCTTTGCCGAGGCGCAAGCACATCGCATGATGGCCGAGTACCAGCGGGACGATGCGGCGGCGCTGAAGCATCTGGAGCGCGCGGCGGCGGCGCTGGATGAACATGCCAGCGTTTCCAAGTCGGACCGCGACGATGAGATGGCGCGTATCCTGCGGTGGCGTGTGATGCACGCGTCCCATGCCGGGAACAAAGTACTCGCGGCCAAGGCGCTGCAAGAACTCGAAACGATGGCCAACGCAACGCAGAGCGAGAGCGTGCAGCGTTCGTACCACGCGGCCGTGGGAGCGGACCTGATGGCCAAGAGCAAGCCGGCGGAAGCAATCCCACATCTCAGCGAGGATGTGAAGGACGCGTTCTCCATGGCGCTGCTGGTTAAGGCGTACGAGGAAATGAGCGATGAGAACGGGGCGGCGGCGGAACGCGCGGAATTGATCAACCAGAATATCCCGACCATCGAGAACGCGCTGGTGGCGCCAGCTTTCCGCTCGGGCGCGCGGCAGTAA
- a CDS encoding glycosyltransferase family 2 protein, whose protein sequence is MPKYSIVIPLHNEQENVTDLYDRLKVVMEAQPDSFELVFVDDGSTDGTFRLLREIVAVDSRVVVVKLRRNFGQTPALAAGFDHARGEYVIAMDGDLQHDPVDIPRFLEKLAEGYDIVSGWRKERIDNLWLRRIPSRCANWLMAKLSGVDIHDFGTTFKAYRRELLAQVPLYGELHRFIPALASWHGATICEIPIKNTVRERGESHYGLGRAFRVFFDLITIRFLLRYLSRPLHFFGTIGMISNVAGLGIAIFLMVKKLITGGSIMAEHGPLMIFGAVLIIAGVQMLALGLLGELHVHHYYGSQGQAAPYSVDRVFKASDQSAVTE, encoded by the coding sequence GTGCCGAAGTACTCCATCGTCATTCCTCTACACAACGAGCAGGAAAACGTCACCGATCTCTATGACCGCCTGAAGGTGGTCATGGAAGCCCAGCCCGATTCCTTCGAGCTGGTCTTCGTGGATGATGGCAGCACTGACGGCACCTTCCGCCTGCTGCGCGAAATCGTGGCCGTGGACAGCCGCGTGGTGGTAGTGAAGCTGCGGCGCAATTTCGGACAGACGCCGGCGCTGGCCGCCGGATTCGACCATGCCCGCGGCGAATACGTCATCGCCATGGACGGCGACCTGCAGCACGATCCGGTCGACATTCCGCGCTTTCTGGAAAAACTCGCCGAGGGCTACGACATCGTCAGCGGCTGGCGCAAGGAGCGCATTGACAACCTCTGGCTCCGCCGCATTCCCTCGCGCTGCGCCAACTGGCTGATGGCGAAATTGAGCGGCGTGGATATCCACGACTTCGGCACCACCTTCAAAGCGTACCGCCGCGAACTGCTGGCGCAGGTGCCGCTCTATGGCGAACTGCACCGCTTCATTCCCGCGCTGGCCTCATGGCATGGCGCCACCATCTGCGAGATTCCGATCAAGAACACGGTGCGGGAGCGCGGCGAGTCGCACTACGGCCTGGGGCGCGCCTTCCGCGTCTTCTTCGACCTGATCACCATCCGCTTCCTGCTGCGCTACCTGTCGCGCCCACTGCACTTCTTCGGCACCATAGGCATGATCAGCAATGTGGCTGGACTGGGCATCGCTATTTTTCTGATGGTGAAGAAGCTAATCACCGGCGGATCGATCATGGCCGAACACGGTCCGCTGATGATCTTCGGCGCGGTGCTGATCATCGCCGGCGTGCAGATGCTGGCGCTGGGTCTGCTCGGCGAGTTGCACGTCCACCACTACTACGGCTCGCAGGGCCAGGCCGCGCCCTATTCCGTGGACCGCGTCTTCAAAGCCAGCGATCAGTCGGCGGTTACGGAATAG
- a CDS encoding pyridoxal phosphate-dependent aminotransferase produces MQKTARVTPALRLAKRMSRLGTETAFEVLVRARALEAQGKSVIHLEIGEPDFDTPANIIEAGANALHQGWTHYGPSPGLPELRQTIADYVSRTRNVKVVPEEVVVVPGGKPIMFYVLTALAEEGDEVIYPNPGFPIYESMINFVGAKAVPIQLREELDFRLDVNEIASKITSHTRLIILNSPHNPTGGVLTKKDVLDIAAAIGDRDIMVLSDEIYSRLLFEGEPFSIMSVDDFKDRTILLDGFSKTYAMTGWRMGYGVMRADLVTQIARLQTNAVSCTASFTQMAGVEALKGDQSAVDKMRNEFMRRRDYMVDRLNRIKGFSCRLPKGAFYVFPNITKTGWPSKKLADALLEQAGVAGLSGTSFGAFGEGYLRFSVANSMENIQKALDRIEDWTKKNL; encoded by the coding sequence ATGCAAAAAACAGCTCGTGTCACTCCTGCACTGCGCCTGGCCAAGCGGATGTCGCGGCTGGGCACCGAGACCGCCTTCGAAGTGCTGGTCCGGGCGCGCGCCCTGGAAGCGCAGGGCAAGAGCGTTATCCACCTGGAAATCGGCGAGCCCGATTTCGATACGCCCGCCAACATTATCGAAGCCGGCGCCAACGCCCTGCACCAGGGCTGGACCCACTATGGCCCATCGCCGGGCCTGCCTGAACTTCGCCAGACCATCGCCGATTATGTCTCCCGCACCCGCAACGTGAAGGTGGTGCCGGAAGAAGTGGTGGTCGTCCCCGGTGGCAAGCCGATCATGTTCTACGTCCTCACCGCGCTCGCCGAAGAGGGCGATGAGGTTATCTATCCCAACCCGGGCTTTCCCATCTACGAGTCCATGATCAATTTTGTGGGCGCCAAGGCCGTGCCCATCCAGTTGCGCGAAGAGCTGGATTTTCGCCTCGACGTCAACGAGATCGCCTCCAAGATCACCAGCCACACCCGGCTCATCATTCTCAACTCGCCGCACAATCCCACCGGCGGCGTGCTGACGAAGAAGGACGTGCTCGACATCGCCGCCGCCATCGGCGATCGCGACATCATGGTCCTTTCCGACGAAATTTACAGCCGCCTGCTCTTCGAAGGCGAGCCCTTCTCCATCATGTCGGTGGACGATTTCAAAGACCGCACCATCCTGCTCGACGGCTTCTCCAAGACCTACGCCATGACCGGATGGCGCATGGGCTACGGTGTCATGCGCGCCGACCTGGTAACCCAGATCGCGCGCCTGCAGACCAACGCCGTCTCCTGCACCGCCAGCTTCACCCAGATGGCGGGTGTGGAAGCGCTGAAGGGCGACCAAAGCGCGGTCGACAAAATGCGCAACGAGTTCATGCGCCGCCGCGACTACATGGTCGACCGCCTGAACCGCATCAAGGGGTTCTCCTGCCGCTTGCCCAAGGGCGCGTTCTACGTCTTTCCCAACATCACCAAGACCGGCTGGCCTTCGAAGAAGCTGGCCGACGCGCTGCTGGAGCAGGCGGGCGTCGCCGGACTCAGCGGCACTTCCTTTGGCGCCTTCGGCGAAGGCTATCTCCGCTTCAGCGTCGCCAATTCCATGGAAAACATCCAGAAGGCCCTGGATCGGATCGAAGACTGGACGAAGAAGAATCTGTAA
- a CDS encoding glycosyltransferase family 39 protein, with product MAVAVYYFGFGGYRLTVVWDMGYEMAHAAASLASGNGFSSPFQQPTGPTAAVPPGYPALLSVIFRVFGTMTPASAMVAVGLNLVFSAATGLVIFHLAKKTVGENAGVIGAWVWALYPPVILSSTFHVWDTSLTILLAAVGCLVASYLETGGWKMWLLHGALWGTGALVNPSLLTIYGVLLAWACWRQQRRRTAWRRNAVVAAMVLIAIMGPWAARNYRLFHRLVPVRSNYGLELWVGNHEGADGFFRVLLHPLGNTAEMHQYRQRGEGEYMAWKQHLAVVFIEQHPAEFLRLTRFRMGCFWGGVYDSGYAAIVLPTTLMGLLGLLLLARHDRELMWLYALPLVFYPIPYYLTHADLRFRLPAEPLLACLAGYAVTMMAAEARRRITAWATPTAAQDSPSTATVFVK from the coding sequence GTGGCCGTTGCCGTCTATTACTTTGGCTTCGGTGGTTATCGGCTCACCGTCGTCTGGGACATGGGTTACGAGATGGCACATGCCGCGGCAAGTCTGGCCAGCGGAAACGGATTCAGCTCGCCCTTTCAGCAGCCGACCGGACCCACGGCGGCCGTGCCGCCTGGCTACCCCGCTTTGTTGTCGGTGATCTTCCGGGTATTCGGCACGATGACACCGGCCTCGGCGATGGTGGCGGTGGGCTTGAACCTGGTGTTCTCGGCGGCCACGGGCCTGGTCATCTTCCATCTTGCCAAAAAGACGGTGGGGGAGAACGCGGGAGTCATTGGGGCGTGGGTTTGGGCGCTGTATCCGCCGGTCATTCTATCGTCTACCTTCCACGTCTGGGACACCAGCTTGACCATTCTGCTGGCGGCTGTGGGATGCCTGGTGGCCAGCTATCTCGAAACCGGTGGCTGGAAGATGTGGCTGCTGCATGGCGCGCTGTGGGGAACGGGGGCGCTGGTCAACCCATCTCTGCTGACCATCTATGGAGTGTTGTTAGCCTGGGCTTGTTGGCGACAGCAGCGTCGCCGGACGGCCTGGCGCAGAAATGCGGTGGTGGCGGCGATGGTGCTGATTGCCATTATGGGGCCCTGGGCAGCGCGCAATTACCGGCTGTTCCACCGCCTAGTGCCGGTGCGCAGCAATTACGGTCTGGAACTGTGGGTGGGCAATCATGAAGGAGCCGACGGTTTTTTCCGCGTCCTGCTGCATCCGCTGGGCAATACGGCGGAGATGCACCAGTACCGGCAGCGCGGCGAGGGCGAGTACATGGCATGGAAGCAACATCTGGCGGTGGTGTTTATTGAACAGCACCCGGCCGAGTTCCTGCGTCTGACTCGGTTTCGCATGGGCTGCTTCTGGGGTGGCGTGTACGACTCCGGCTACGCTGCTATCGTGCTCCCCACAACGTTGATGGGCTTGTTGGGACTTTTGCTGCTGGCGCGTCATGATCGGGAGTTGATGTGGCTGTATGCGCTTCCCCTGGTGTTCTACCCGATTCCCTACTACCTGACGCACGCCGACCTGCGCTTCCGTTTGCCCGCCGAGCCGCTGCTGGCATGCCTGGCGGGCTACGCGGTGACCATGATGGCGGCTGAGGCGCGACGGCGCATCACCGCCTGGGCTACCCCGACGGCGGCACAGGACTCTCCCAGCACAGCGACAGTCTTCGTGAAGTAA
- a CDS encoding transketolase, giving the protein MPITDSITGKLVRDDSIEQLKEAANLLRGYDLVALCAAASGHAGGTLSIMDIAAALYFKVLQHDPKNANWKDRDRVIWSTGHKAPCLYLALGMSGYFNLDEVVTLRKLYSPFQGHPHWLKLPGVEASTGSLGQGLSIAVGLALAGRLNQKSYTTFCIMGDGEQQEGQVWEAAMEAGHYHLDNLVGIIDYNRLQIDGRVREVMNIDPIDDKYRSFGWDVLRINGHDMDQVVLALQQGKERAGTGKPLAIIAETIKGKGVSFCEDVAGWHGKAPNLEETKKALAELGLMEKIPLDALLAKAKAYQATVESKLFEKMPRFKRDYWWNNSVDMQAKMRPTRMGFGESLAVNGADERVVALGLDISGSITISEFYNGKPERKPRWLSMGIAEQSATAVAAGLAREGKLPVFGTYATFAAARNLDQIRTTICYGNFNVLIAGAHGGVSVGPDGATHQALEDLFSICGLPNMVAVVPCDAVETRKATDYLLMQHVGPKYIRFAREATPIVTKRDTPFVFGKANVIRFRRESQDFIEAFDTVLASHYLDEDEDLSIIACGPMVPEAMRAAYILKQDFGYETRVVNLHTMKPVDEAAIIRAAKETGIVITAEEHQIGALAWRVSNVITASPELYGKPVITGAIGVQDRFGDSGAPWELIKEFEVSAEHIAHKALELMKLKLRHKITMRIELAELAGHRN; this is encoded by the coding sequence ATGCCAATCACCGATTCCATCACCGGCAAGCTCGTGCGCGACGACTCCATCGAACAACTCAAGGAAGCCGCCAACCTTTTGCGCGGCTACGATCTGGTCGCGCTCTGCGCCGCTGCCAGCGGCCATGCCGGCGGGACGCTCTCCATCATGGACATCGCCGCCGCCCTCTACTTCAAGGTGCTCCAGCACGACCCCAAGAATGCCAACTGGAAAGATCGCGACCGCGTCATCTGGTCCACCGGCCACAAGGCGCCCTGTCTCTACCTCGCGCTCGGCATGTCCGGCTACTTCAACCTGGACGAGGTGGTCACCTTGCGCAAGCTCTACTCTCCCTTCCAGGGTCACCCGCATTGGCTGAAGCTGCCCGGCGTCGAAGCCTCCACCGGTTCGTTGGGACAAGGTCTGAGCATCGCCGTCGGCCTGGCGCTGGCCGGCCGCCTCAACCAGAAGAGCTACACCACCTTCTGCATCATGGGTGACGGCGAGCAGCAGGAAGGCCAGGTCTGGGAAGCCGCCATGGAAGCCGGCCACTACCACCTCGATAACCTGGTCGGCATTATCGACTACAACCGCCTGCAGATTGACGGCCGCGTACGCGAGGTCATGAACATCGACCCCATCGACGACAAGTACCGCAGTTTCGGCTGGGATGTGCTGCGCATCAACGGCCACGACATGGACCAGGTAGTGCTGGCGCTGCAGCAGGGCAAAGAGCGTGCCGGCACGGGCAAGCCGCTGGCCATCATCGCCGAAACCATCAAGGGCAAGGGTGTCAGCTTCTGCGAAGACGTTGCCGGCTGGCACGGCAAGGCTCCCAACCTCGAGGAAACCAAGAAAGCTCTCGCCGAACTCGGCCTCATGGAAAAAATTCCCCTCGACGCGCTGCTCGCCAAGGCCAAGGCGTACCAGGCAACCGTGGAATCCAAGCTGTTCGAAAAGATGCCGCGCTTCAAGCGCGACTACTGGTGGAACAACTCAGTGGACATGCAAGCCAAGATGAGGCCCACGCGCATGGGCTTCGGTGAATCTCTCGCCGTCAACGGCGCCGACGAGCGCGTCGTCGCTCTCGGTCTCGATATCTCTGGCTCCATCACCATCAGCGAGTTCTACAATGGCAAGCCCGAGCGCAAGCCGCGCTGGCTGAGCATGGGCATTGCCGAGCAGTCCGCCACCGCGGTCGCTGCCGGGCTGGCGCGGGAAGGGAAGCTGCCAGTGTTCGGCACCTACGCCACCTTTGCCGCCGCCCGCAACCTGGACCAGATACGCACCACCATTTGCTATGGCAACTTCAACGTGCTGATCGCCGGAGCGCACGGCGGAGTTTCCGTGGGTCCCGACGGCGCGACCCACCAGGCGCTGGAAGACCTGTTCTCGATCTGCGGCCTGCCCAACATGGTTGCGGTGGTGCCCTGCGATGCGGTTGAAACGCGCAAGGCCACCGACTACCTACTGATGCAGCACGTCGGTCCCAAGTACATCCGTTTCGCCCGCGAGGCCACGCCCATCGTCACCAAGCGCGACACGCCGTTCGTTTTCGGCAAAGCCAATGTGATCCGCTTCCGCCGCGAGTCGCAGGACTTCATCGAGGCCTTCGACACCGTGCTGGCCTCGCACTACCTCGACGAAGACGAAGACCTCTCCATCATCGCCTGCGGTCCCATGGTGCCCGAGGCCATGCGCGCCGCCTACATCCTCAAGCAGGACTTCGGCTACGAAACCCGCGTCGTCAACCTGCACACCATGAAGCCGGTGGATGAGGCCGCGATCATCCGCGCCGCCAAGGAGACCGGTATCGTGATCACCGCCGAGGAGCACCAGATCGGCGCCCTGGCCTGGCGCGTCAGCAATGTCATCACCGCCAGCCCCGAACTCTACGGCAAACCCGTCATCACCGGCGCTATCGGCGTGCAGGACCGCTTCGGCGACTCTGGCGCGCCCTGGGAATTGATCAAGGAATTCGAAGTTTCCGCCGAGCACATCGCCCACAAGGCATTGGAGCTGATGAAGCTCAAGCTGCGCCATAAGATTACGATGCGGATTGAACTCGCCGAACTCGCCGGCCACCGCAACTGA
- a CDS encoding serine hydrolase, protein MRRRSISVFVFGVILVTTSLGQQGPTPQQGRQQKAQPGKTAAQTPKPGAIATATPGLGDFDTFVQQAMKDWQVPGVAIAIVKDGKVILSKAYGWRDVENKLPLTTKSMFPIASITKSFTVATLASLSTEGKLDWDKPVRDYLPEFRLEDDVLTARVTPRDLVTHRTGMPRHDASWYHIERTRPELIYMLRYLEKSKDLRQQFQYNNLMFLTAGYMGGKLNGTSWEDAVRQRIFRPLGMTSSNFSVDDSKKSPDYAHAYQKDDKEVVHEIPILKADDVGPAGSINSNLEDMTQYLLLYLNKGKHGDTQIISQPDIRQMTTPQMVIATSGVDKELGYLNYGMGLFVTTYRGHKFVHHGGNLDGFSLLLSFLPDDNAGSIVLTNMDATQLREVLTYNIYDRMLGMDPVDWNHRLFARYKAGKASEEEAEKKNYVPRVEGTKHSHPIEDYVGEYQHPAYGVVAIERSGNGDDLKMSWHGFTSVAKHWHYDVWRVPKNALDRLERTQLMFNSDWDGNIASVSSPLQPDVKDIVFTRLPDRRMKERPFLEPLAGTYTLSDFKFLITLRPDNVLTFTTPNGTMYELEPVRGTTFAAKKLSGTTLTFKMEGGKVTEVAFAQPGSTLVLKRQ, encoded by the coding sequence ATGCGCAGGCGCAGCATAAGTGTGTTCGTATTCGGGGTCATTCTAGTCACTACGTCATTGGGGCAGCAGGGGCCGACGCCGCAGCAGGGGCGTCAACAGAAAGCGCAGCCGGGAAAGACGGCGGCGCAGACGCCGAAACCGGGCGCGATAGCCACGGCCACGCCTGGATTGGGGGACTTCGACACTTTCGTGCAGCAGGCAATGAAAGACTGGCAAGTACCGGGGGTGGCGATCGCGATCGTCAAGGACGGCAAAGTCATCCTCAGCAAGGCCTATGGCTGGCGCGACGTGGAGAACAAGCTGCCGCTGACGACCAAGTCCATGTTCCCGATTGCTTCCATCACGAAGTCGTTCACGGTGGCGACGCTGGCTTCGCTTTCCACCGAGGGCAAGCTGGACTGGGACAAGCCGGTGCGCGATTATCTGCCCGAGTTCCGGCTCGAGGACGACGTGCTGACGGCGCGGGTAACGCCGCGCGATTTGGTAACGCACCGCACCGGCATGCCGCGTCACGACGCCTCCTGGTACCACATCGAACGCACGCGGCCCGAGCTGATCTATATGCTGCGCTACCTGGAGAAGAGCAAGGACCTGCGGCAGCAGTTCCAGTACAACAACCTGATGTTCCTGACGGCGGGGTACATGGGAGGCAAGCTGAACGGGACGTCGTGGGAAGATGCGGTGCGGCAGCGCATTTTCCGACCGCTGGGAATGACGAGCTCGAACTTCAGCGTGGACGATTCGAAGAAATCGCCCGATTACGCGCACGCCTACCAGAAGGACGACAAGGAGGTGGTGCACGAAATTCCGATCTTGAAGGCCGATGATGTGGGGCCGGCGGGCAGCATCAATTCCAACCTCGAAGACATGACGCAGTACCTGTTGCTGTACCTCAACAAGGGCAAACACGGAGACACGCAGATCATCTCGCAGCCTGACATCCGCCAGATGACCACACCGCAGATGGTGATCGCGACGTCCGGCGTGGACAAGGAGTTGGGTTACCTGAACTACGGCATGGGGCTGTTCGTGACGACGTATCGAGGGCACAAGTTTGTGCATCACGGCGGTAACCTGGACGGGTTCTCGCTGCTGCTGTCGTTCCTGCCGGATGACAACGCCGGGTCCATCGTACTCACCAACATGGACGCGACCCAGTTGCGCGAAGTGCTCACCTACAACATCTATGACCGGATGCTGGGCATGGATCCGGTGGACTGGAACCATCGCCTATTCGCGCGCTATAAGGCGGGCAAGGCGTCGGAAGAGGAAGCTGAGAAGAAGAACTACGTTCCGCGGGTGGAGGGGACGAAGCATTCGCATCCGATCGAGGATTACGTGGGAGAGTACCAGCACCCGGCCTACGGCGTGGTTGCGATCGAGCGCAGCGGCAATGGCGACGACCTGAAGATGAGCTGGCATGGGTTCACGTCGGTGGCCAAGCACTGGCATTACGACGTGTGGCGCGTGCCCAAGAACGCGCTCGACCGGCTGGAACGGACGCAACTGATGTTCAACAGTGATTGGGACGGAAACATCGCCAGCGTGTCGTCGCCGCTGCAGCCGGACGTGAAGGACATCGTGTTCACGCGGCTACCGGACCGGCGCATGAAGGAGAGGCCATTCCTGGAGCCGCTGGCGGGTACGTACACGCTGAGCGACTTCAAGTTCCTGATTACGCTGCGGCCAGACAACGTGCTGACCTTTACCACGCCAAACGGCACGATGTACGAGCTGGAGCCGGTGCGCGGCACGACGTTCGCGGCAAAGAAACTGAGCGGCACGACGCTGACCTTCAAGATGGAAGGCGGCAAGGTGACGGAAGTGGCGTTCGCGCAACCGGGGTCGACGCTGGTGCTGAAAAGGCAGTAG
- a CDS encoding AMP-binding protein, translated as MDLSDFRRELQSKLEAAGERILLRIVTAPAFDHPFELSGREILAASRSIASRSAQVQANNLVLLLLPHSVELFLLHLGLILEGYCPAILPWPTRRIDAEKYRRNLVYQLRQLPASQLITTPGLADNLRGDMTYRVTGCDVPHAADHDRMFCTSQPRLQLSPALPATGALSAPADALFVQFSGGTTGLQKAVAVGPRMLQEQLSRLARMLDFSDHDGVVSWLPLYHDMGLIACLWLPLWCGAPSLQLANNDWLLAPELLFRYMDRYAGTFCWLPNFAFSYLAERRATMSGRYSLQHVRGWINCSEPVRLASLDAFAGKFADWGVQRESLQACYAMAENVFAVTQSPVGRRVRTVPRQEVSDRGSSYSDLAFHVLDRVYVSSGVALPDMQIRIVAASGEPCPDGTAGEIHIKTPSLFSGYWSNGKADDSYIGKDGFYQTGDYGFMLEDELYVIGRTKDIIINAGQNVFPEDIETVVNSLEGIYTGRVVAFGVAHEEYGTEMVAVVAEMRGEYEPARARSLEQEIRSLVLAAIGIAPRWVSVVPERWIVKSTAGKISRHDTRERFLHEQSMAS; from the coding sequence ATGGATTTGTCAGACTTTCGTCGAGAGCTGCAGAGCAAACTCGAAGCTGCCGGCGAACGAATCTTGCTAAGGATAGTCACAGCTCCCGCTTTTGATCATCCCTTCGAGCTTAGTGGGAGAGAGATTTTGGCGGCCAGCAGGAGCATCGCCAGCCGATCCGCACAGGTGCAAGCAAACAACCTCGTACTGCTTCTGCTTCCGCACTCGGTAGAACTGTTCTTGTTACATTTGGGTCTGATCCTTGAGGGGTACTGTCCAGCGATTTTGCCCTGGCCAACACGGCGGATCGACGCAGAGAAATACCGGCGCAATCTGGTCTACCAGTTGCGGCAACTCCCGGCGTCGCAGTTGATCACAACCCCAGGGTTGGCGGACAACTTACGCGGTGACATGACTTATCGTGTCACGGGATGCGACGTTCCCCACGCGGCCGATCACGATCGAATGTTTTGTACTTCGCAGCCGCGGCTGCAGCTGAGCCCGGCCTTGCCTGCAACAGGTGCTCTGTCGGCTCCCGCAGACGCATTGTTTGTCCAGTTTTCCGGCGGCACAACCGGACTGCAGAAGGCGGTGGCAGTGGGCCCGCGAATGCTCCAGGAACAGCTCAGCAGGTTGGCGAGGATGCTGGATTTTTCCGACCATGACGGCGTCGTCTCCTGGCTTCCGCTGTACCACGATATGGGCCTGATTGCATGCCTATGGCTACCGCTTTGGTGCGGGGCGCCGTCACTGCAGCTCGCCAACAACGACTGGCTGCTGGCTCCCGAGCTGCTGTTTCGATATATGGACCGGTATGCGGGGACATTCTGTTGGCTTCCCAATTTCGCCTTTTCCTATCTGGCAGAGAGAAGAGCAACGATGAGCGGACGCTACTCGCTGCAGCATGTGCGAGGGTGGATCAACTGCTCCGAGCCGGTGCGGCTGGCGTCGCTGGACGCCTTCGCGGGGAAATTTGCAGACTGGGGTGTGCAGAGAGAGTCTTTGCAGGCGTGCTATGCCATGGCGGAGAATGTGTTTGCCGTAACCCAGTCACCAGTTGGCCGGCGGGTCAGGACGGTACCGCGGCAGGAAGTAAGCGACCGAGGTTCATCGTACTCCGATCTCGCCTTCCACGTGCTCGACCGCGTGTACGTTTCGTCGGGTGTGGCGCTGCCCGATATGCAAATCAGAATTGTCGCCGCTTCCGGAGAGCCTTGTCCCGACGGCACGGCAGGCGAGATTCATATCAAGACCCCCTCTTTATTCTCCGGATACTGGTCGAACGGGAAAGCGGATGACAGTTACATCGGCAAGGACGGTTTCTATCAAACCGGCGATTACGGTTTTATGTTGGAGGATGAGCTGTACGTGATCGGCAGAACAAAAGACATCATCATCAATGCCGGGCAAAACGTGTTTCCGGAGGATATCGAAACTGTCGTCAACTCCCTGGAGGGTATTTATACCGGGCGCGTGGTTGCGTTTGGGGTAGCGCATGAGGAGTATGGGACGGAAATGGTCGCGGTGGTGGCCGAAATGAGGGGTGAATACGAACCCGCCCGCGCGCGCAGCCTGGAGCAAGAAATCCGGAGCCTGGTGTTGGCGGCGATTGGAATCGCGCCACGTTGGGTGTCGGTGGTGCCGGAACGGTGGATTGTAAAGAGTACAGCGGGCAAGATTTCCCGACACGATACGCGCGAGCGATTTCTCCACGAGCAGAGCATGGCTAGCTAA